Proteins encoded together in one Sulfitobacter pontiacus window:
- a CDS encoding RsmB/NOP family class I SAM-dependent RNA methyltransferase, whose product MTPGARISAAIEILNTMADGVPAEQALTRWARGSRYAGSKDRAAVRDHVFDVLRQRRLAAHLGGSDTGRALMIGVLRAQGIDLAPLFNGQGHAPLPLSDAEATAPDASSDMATLWNLPDWIIPLFQASLGADAEAVAQALQSRAPISVRVNTAQATVADVAEALAEAGIETRTNDLCATALTVTEGERKLRNSDSYLHGDVELQDAASQAVVAALPEAERMLDYCAGGGGKALAMAARRDATVFAHDIDPRRMVDLPGRADRAGATVRQVTTDELDGAGPFDVVLCDAPCSGSGSWRRSPEGKWTFTAGRLEELTQIQDKILDHAATLTAKNGTLAYATCSVLQSENEDRAAAFLSRNPDWTQVFTKRFHVDAQGDGFFTAHFKRR is encoded by the coding sequence ATGACCCCCGGCGCGCGCATCTCTGCCGCCATCGAGATTTTGAACACAATGGCGGACGGTGTCCCGGCGGAGCAAGCCTTGACCCGTTGGGCCCGTGGCAGCCGCTATGCAGGGTCCAAGGACCGTGCTGCGGTGCGCGATCATGTGTTCGATGTCTTGCGGCAGCGGCGGCTGGCCGCGCACCTTGGGGGGAGTGACACGGGGCGGGCGCTGATGATTGGCGTCTTGCGGGCGCAGGGCATCGACCTTGCGCCGCTGTTCAACGGGCAAGGTCACGCGCCACTGCCGTTGTCGGACGCAGAGGCCACGGCCCCCGACGCGTCAAGTGATATGGCGACCCTGTGGAACCTGCCGGACTGGATCATACCGCTGTTTCAGGCGTCACTTGGGGCAGACGCAGAAGCTGTCGCGCAGGCTCTGCAATCGCGGGCACCGATCTCGGTCCGGGTGAATACGGCACAGGCAACGGTCGCGGATGTGGCAGAAGCACTGGCCGAAGCGGGCATCGAAACACGGACGAATGACCTTTGCGCGACCGCCCTGACGGTGACAGAGGGGGAGCGGAAACTTCGCAACTCTGACAGCTACTTACACGGTGATGTTGAGCTTCAGGATGCGGCCAGCCAAGCGGTTGTGGCGGCGCTTCCCGAAGCTGAGCGGATGCTTGATTATTGCGCAGGTGGCGGCGGCAAGGCGCTGGCAATGGCCGCGCGGCGCGATGCTACGGTCTTTGCCCACGACATCGATCCGCGCCGGATGGTGGACCTGCCCGGGCGCGCAGACCGCGCTGGTGCAACCGTCAGACAGGTGACAACCGATGAACTGGACGGGGCAGGCCCCTTTGACGTCGTTCTATGCGATGCTCCCTGTTCGGGGAGCGGGTCGTGGCGCCGGTCGCCCGAAGGCAAGTGGACGTTTACAGCCGGTCGTCTGGAAGAATTGACACAAATTCAGGATAAAATCCTGGATCACGCTGCCACGCTGACCGCCAAAAACGGGACGCTGGCCTATGCGACATGCTCGGTTCTGCAATCTGAAAACGAAGATCGGGCCGCGGCGTTTTTGTCGCGGAACCCGGACTGGACGCAGGTATTTACCAAGCGTTTCCATGTAGATGCGCAGGGTGACGGTTTTTTCACGGCACATTTTAAGCGTCGTTGA
- the guaB gene encoding IMP dehydrogenase, translating into MEIREALTFDDVLLVPAASNVLPSTADTRTRVTKSIALNIPLLSSAMDTVTESRMAIAMAQAGGMGVIHRNLTIDEQSKEVRRVKRFESGIVYNPITLRPDQTLADAKALQERYRVTGFPVVDEAGRVVGIVTNRDMRFASDDATPVRLMMSSDNLALLQEPADRDEAISLMKARRIEKLLVTDAKGKLTGLLTLKDTEQAVLNPTACKDNLGRLRVAAATTVGDAGYERSQALVEAGVDMIVIDTAHGHSAGVAEAVRRARDLSSDVQIVAGNVATGDATRALIDAGADAVKVGIGPGSICTTRMVAGVGVPQLTAIMDCAKAAGDVPIIADGGIKFSGDFAKAIAAGASCAMVGSMIAGTDESPGEVILYQGRSFKSYRGMGSLGAMARGSADRYFQKDAASDKLVPEGIEGQVPYKGSANAVVHQLVGGLRAAMGYTGCATVEEMRKNCTFVKITNAGLSESHVHDVQITRESPNYRIG; encoded by the coding sequence ATGGAGATTCGTGAGGCTCTGACCTTTGATGATGTACTACTGGTGCCTGCGGCATCCAACGTGTTGCCGTCTACGGCTGACACGCGGACCCGCGTTACCAAATCGATCGCGCTGAACATTCCGCTGCTCAGCTCTGCGATGGATACGGTCACCGAAAGCCGCATGGCGATTGCCATGGCGCAGGCGGGGGGCATGGGGGTCATTCACCGCAACCTCACGATCGACGAACAGTCCAAGGAAGTGCGCCGCGTCAAACGGTTTGAATCCGGTATCGTCTACAACCCGATCACCCTGCGCCCTGACCAGACGCTGGCCGACGCCAAAGCGCTACAGGAACGCTACCGTGTCACGGGCTTCCCCGTTGTTGATGAAGCAGGCCGCGTTGTGGGCATAGTGACAAACCGCGATATGCGCTTTGCCTCTGATGATGCCACGCCGGTGCGCCTGATGATGTCCTCCGACAATCTGGCGCTGCTGCAAGAGCCCGCCGACCGCGACGAGGCGATCAGCCTGATGAAGGCGCGCCGGATCGAGAAGCTGTTGGTCACTGACGCCAAGGGCAAGCTGACGGGTCTGCTGACGTTGAAAGACACCGAACAGGCCGTGCTGAACCCCACCGCTTGCAAAGACAACCTTGGCCGTCTGCGCGTTGCTGCGGCAACGACCGTTGGCGACGCGGGCTATGAGCGTTCGCAAGCATTGGTCGAGGCGGGCGTTGATATGATCGTAATCGATACTGCGCATGGCCATTCCGCCGGCGTGGCAGAGGCGGTGCGCCGTGCCCGCGACCTGTCGAGCGACGTGCAGATTGTGGCCGGCAACGTCGCCACAGGGGACGCGACCCGTGCGTTGATCGATGCGGGCGCGGATGCCGTTAAGGTTGGCATCGGGCCCGGGTCGATCTGCACCACCCGCATGGTGGCTGGCGTCGGCGTGCCGCAGCTGACGGCGATCATGGATTGCGCCAAAGCCGCGGGCGATGTGCCTATCATCGCTGACGGCGGGATCAAGTTCTCGGGCGATTTCGCCAAGGCGATTGCGGCAGGCGCGTCCTGCGCGATGGTCGGCAGCATGATTGCGGGCACCGATGAATCCCCCGGCGAGGTGATCCTGTACCAGGGCCGTAGCTTCAAAAGCTACCGTGGCATGGGCAGCCTTGGCGCCATGGCGCGCGGCTCTGCCGACCGGTATTTCCAGAAAGACGCCGCATCGGACAAGCTGGTGCCAGAGGGGATCGAAGGTCAGGTGCCGTACAAAGGCTCTGCCAATGCCGTTGTGCACCAGTTGGTCGGCGGTCTGCGTGCGGCCATGGGCTATACCGGCTGTGCCACGGTCGAAGAGATGCGCAAGAACTGCACTTTCGTCAAGATCACCAACGCGGGTCTGTCTGAAAGCCATGTGCATGATGTCCAGATCACCCGCGAGAGCCCGAACTACCGCATCGGATAA